The following coding sequences are from one Cydia splendana chromosome 15, ilCydSple1.2, whole genome shotgun sequence window:
- the LOC134797622 gene encoding uncharacterized protein LOC134797622, producing MIFLILFLLNAICDAAPGHYECGVHGRFEYCLDGFPGCVIGCHCYPGYYFDTESKICEPNTKLTHDYRRHMTPIGYTYGHSGALVPPYPAVPSPPPVVTASTDDPAQDSDNGDLSDWLYNQFFKTIESQVVNKTDDEPLTTGTRRSGASIEPFLTRRHSNKRRKSKKKRNSRKKIMRDDDEDSEEESSSDSDSSESDSDESSGDLGSWERYEPSKGPPDANKDGAHRRIVMYSKKPKPPLPSFIFLPNMGTAFFPPLGLPAPPMPMYPMVPIPPIHPGPPDYDQTTVAASTQQTTTTAPTTTGASTPSPPPPTETTTTTTTTAPADAPAKKVLRTHKLLNTFRPPPIKNRNKPQARQVFKPSPLPPLPPMDYPMNHIEDNYYDDIFMGDNNFLLEHGDKMDAGPDFKYISELIHRNTNESNKSASKPPNMLNPQKREQFQGMKPPIPKRRHPITPGRLDATRRRFDSKINKEDDSYYSTLGKQIAKLIRGLDSADILRADIKIEPTEDPKTAHPFFSESSYAARTYWERFVRSPLSLRLKNFTNYEDLIASNENLFELENQVQEATSAPVLSWLELENVINTMGAIRNQIHGRTLKNNYDKLSNASLNVSLLPRFNAKSVVSQKPKIKTNDHMLFAEFEDVMGKLTRSNKHQKLSKKAFKDKTEEFNKQSKNGTNIYLVNKVPGHIHPNTNIHVLRFKDKTEELNKQSKNETNITLVNKVLDPIDTNIHVLRSVVPTLKPMFITSHKKGTKDAEVQVKKDQDNDKIDYFNKFNNRPHVFQASTYVRSNKYFFDSGTNTDNQFEIWAMD from the exons atgatttttttaatactttttttaCTAAACGCAATATGTGACGCCGCACCTGGACATTACG AATGCGGTGTGCACGGAAGGTTTGAGTATTGCCTTGATGGTTTCCCGGGCTGCGTCATCGGTTGCCACTGCTACCCGGGCTATTACTTCGACACCGAGTCTAAGATATGCGAGCCCAA CACTAAACTGACACATGACTATAGGCGCCATATGACACCTATTGGATACACCTACGGACACAGTGGCGCGCTAGTACCTCCATATCCAGCAGTACCGTCTCCCCCACCAGTGGTAACTGCCAGCACCGACGATCCCGCTCAAGACAGCGACAACGGTGACCTCAGCGACTGGCTCTACAACCAGTTCTTTAAAACTATAGAAAGTCAAGTTGTCAACAAAACAGACGACGAGCCCTTGACGACGGGGACGAGAAGGAGCGGTGCATCGATAGAACCATTCCTCACACGAAGACATAGTAACAAAAGAagaaagtctaagaaaaaacgcAATTCGCGTAAAAAGATAATGAGGGATGATGACGAGGATAGCGAGGAAGAATCCAGCTCCGATTCCGACTCGTCAGAATCGGACTCCGATGAATCGTCAGGTGACCTGGGCAGCTGGGAGCGTTACGAACCGTCTAAAGGGCCGCCCGATGCCAACAAGGATGGCGCCCACAGGCGTATAGTCATGTACAGCAAAAAGCCTAAACCACCGCTACCGTCATTTATTTTCTTACCAAATATGGGAACGGCATTTTTCCCGCCCTTAGGACTACCCGCTCCGCCTATGCCGATGTACCCTATGGTGCCCATCCCTCCAATCCATCCGG GTCCACCAGATTATGATCAAACTACTGTAGCGGCATCAACGCAGCAAACAACAACAACTGCCCCGACTACGACGGGTGCGTCCACGCCGTCACCACCGCCGCCGACGGAGACGACGACGACAACGACGACCACCGCGCCGGCCGACGCGCCTGCCAAGAAAGTCTTGCGAACTCACAAATTGCTTAATACATTC CGTCCTCCTCCTATCAAAAATCGAAACAAACCACAAGCGAGACAAGTATTCAAACCATCACCTCTACCACCTTTGCCACCTATGGACTACCCTATGAATCATATTGAAGACAACTATTACGATGACATATTTATGGGAGACAATAATTTCCTCCTGGAACACGGTGACAAAATGGACGCCGGCCCTGACTTCAAATATATAAGTGAACTTATTCATAGGAACACCAATGAAAGCAACAAAAGCGCATCAAAACCGCCCAATATGCTAAATCCTCAGAAACGTGAACAATTTCAGGGCATGAAGCCTCCTATACCTAAGAGAAGACATCCCATCACGCCAGGTCGCCTCGACGCCACGCGACGTCGTTTCGACTCGAAAATAAACAAAGAAGACGACTCTTATTACAGTACGTTAGGGAAACAAATAGCAAAACTTATTAGAGGATTGGATTCTGCAGATATCCTTAGAGCTGACATCAAAATTGAACCAACGGAGGATCCTAAAACTGCACATCCTTTTTTCAGTGAGAGTAGTTACGCGGCGCGCACTTACTGGGAAAGATTTGTACGATCTCCACTGAGTTTGAGATTGAAAAATTTCACAAACTACGAAGATTTAATAGCCAGcaatgaaaatttgtttgaaTTGGAAAACCAAGTCCAGGAAGCAACGTCTGCGCCGGTTTTGAGTTGGTTGGaacttgaaaatgttatcaataCAATGGGGGCAATAAGAAATCAGATACATGGCAGAACGTTAAAGAACAATTATGATAAGTTGTCCAACGCCAGTCTTAATGTTAGCCTGCTGCCGCGGTTTAATGCAAAAAGTGTCGTATCCCAGAAACCGAAAATAAAAACTAACGATCACATGCTTTTCGCAGAGTTCGAAGATGTTATGGGCAAATTAACCAGATCTAATAAACATcaaaagttatcaaaaaaagcGTTTAAAGATAAAACAGAAGAATTTAACAAACAATCTAAAAATGGAACAAACATTTATTTAGTAAATAAAGTACCCGGGCACATTCACCCTAATACAAACATTCATGTTCTGCGGTTTAAAGATAAAACAGAAGAACTTAACAAACAATCTAAAAATGAAACAAacattactttagtaaataaagTACTCGACCCCATTGACACAAACATTCATGTTCTGCGTAGTGTTGTTCCCACACTAAAACCAATGTTTATAACTTCGCATAAAAAAGGTACAAAAGACGCCGAGGTACAAGTAAAAAAGGATCAGGACAACGATAAAATTGATTATTTCAATAAGTTTAATAATAGACCTCATGTGTTTCAGGCATCCACTTACGTAAGGTCGAATAAGTATTTCTTTGACAGTGGCACCAACACCGATAATCAGTTCGAAATTTGGGCCATGGATTAG